GGTCGACCGCGCGATGGAGTTCGTCGGCGAGTACGGGATCCTGCTCGCGCTGGTCCTCGTCGCGCTGTGGTGCTGGTGGTCCGTCAGGCGCCAGGCCGACCGGGAGCGAGCCGTGTCGTCGGTCGCCGCGCTCGTGTGGGCGCCGCTGGCCGCGGGCCTTGCCGTACTGGTCAACATCCCGATCCGCGGATTCGTGGAGCGGCCGCGTCCGTTCGTCGAGCACACGGGCCTGGACGTCCTGGTGAGCGGCAAGACCGACTTCTCCTTCGTCAGCGACCACGCCACGATGGCGATGGCGCTCGGGGCCGGACTCTTCGTCACGCACCGGAAGTTCGGGCTGATCGCCATCGGACTCGCTCTGGCGGAGGGCT
The sequence above is drawn from the Streptomyces sp. NBC_01465 genome and encodes:
- a CDS encoding phosphatase PAP2 family protein, whose amino-acid sequence is MAGLAIDGSNPDVSLLYDINGLAKDAPGWVDRAMEFVGEYGILLALVLVALWCWWSVRRQADRERAVSSVAALVWAPLAAGLAVLVNIPIRGFVERPRPFVEHTGLDVLVSGKTDFSFVSDHATMAMALGAGLFVTHRKFGLIAIGLALAEGFCRVFMGVHYPTDVIGGFALGTAVTLLLAPLAGMLLTPVVRAVSRSERLGWLVQSRRVVAVAAVAIPEPRPESDHRDLAA